A genome region from Candidatus Neomarinimicrobiota bacterium includes the following:
- the lexA gene encoding transcriptional repressor LexA, with the protein MYLTKRQKEILDYLKDFVSKNGYAPTFNEIAVAFDFRSKGTVYKHIKALKNKGLIQHEWNRTRAIEVIEESRESRMLPVLGVVAAGIPIEAIGSFEELELPDSFIRGGSHYVLKVSGNSMVDEQIRDGDLVIVCEKDMAENGETVVALIDGFEATIKKFFRRNGKVELRPANENLKSIELGEERVQIQGIVVGILRRY; encoded by the coding sequence ATGTATTTGACAAAGCGTCAAAAAGAGATATTAGATTATCTAAAAGATTTCGTGTCGAAAAACGGCTACGCCCCCACGTTTAACGAGATCGCGGTGGCATTCGACTTCAGGTCTAAAGGGACGGTCTATAAGCATATTAAGGCGCTAAAGAACAAAGGGTTAATTCAGCACGAGTGGAACAGAACGCGCGCAATTGAAGTGATTGAAGAAAGCAGAGAGAGTAGAATGCTTCCTGTTTTAGGAGTGGTGGCGGCAGGGATCCCTATTGAGGCAATAGGGTCTTTTGAGGAGCTGGAGCTACCAGACTCGTTTATCAGAGGGGGGAGCCACTATGTCCTGAAGGTTTCCGGCAACTCCATGGTAGACGAGCAAATAAGAGATGGGGATCTTGTAATTGTTTGTGAAAAGGACATGGCCGAAAATGGAGAAACTGTTGTTGCTCTGATTGACGGTTTTGAGGCGACCATAAAGAAGTTCTTCAGGCGAAATGGAAAAGTCGAGCTTCGCCCAGCAAACGAAAATCTGAAGAGCATAGAGTTGGGAGAAGAAAGAGTTCAAATACAGGGTATTGTTGTAGGTATCTTACGGCGGTATTAG